Proteins found in one bacterium genomic segment:
- a CDS encoding alpha/beta fold hydrolase has protein sequence MPYVNVNGIRLHYTERGQGDPLVWVAGTGIGGGVWDVWQTPHFEKRYRCVTFDLRGAGKSDSPEDGYSVRTFARDVVGLVEHLDLPPAHFAGVSLGSAIIQELALGWPELVRSATLISTWSSTVREHHIRRWFEARLLTLRSEAPIEVFRAFSFWMSGHTVIDLEPDVQAQVEACFAANSSAQPVHAYIGHFDADMRHDTTDRLGGITCPTLVVYGDEDLITLPRYNETVAAAIPGARRHVIPKAGHFMWVERGAELNEVIDEFLSDVESTEQAESNKQRS, from the coding sequence ATGCCGTACGTGAACGTCAACGGGATCAGGCTGCACTACACCGAGCGAGGTCAGGGGGATCCGCTCGTCTGGGTAGCCGGCACGGGCATCGGCGGTGGCGTGTGGGACGTCTGGCAGACCCCGCACTTCGAGAAGCGCTACCGGTGCGTCACCTTCGATCTGCGCGGCGCCGGCAAGAGCGACTCGCCCGAGGACGGCTACTCGGTGCGCACCTTCGCCCGCGACGTCGTCGGCCTCGTCGAGCATCTCGACCTGCCGCCGGCCCACTTCGCCGGCGTCAGCCTGGGCTCGGCGATCATCCAGGAACTGGCGCTGGGATGGCCCGAACTCGTCCGCTCGGCGACGCTGATATCCACGTGGTCCTCGACCGTCCGCGAGCACCACATCCGCCGCTGGTTCGAGGCCCGGCTGCTCACGCTCCGCTCCGAGGCGCCGATCGAGGTCTTCCGGGCGTTCTCGTTCTGGATGTCGGGACACACGGTCATCGACCTCGAGCCCGACGTCCAGGCGCAGGTCGAGGCGTGCTTCGCCGCCAACTCCAGCGCCCAGCCCGTGCACGCCTACATCGGGCACTTCGACGCCGACATGCGCCACGACACCACGGACCGCCTCGGAGGGATCACCTGCCCCACGCTGGTGGTCTACGGCGACGAGGATCTCATCACGCTGCCCCGCTACAACGAGACCGTCGCCGCGGCGATCCCGGGGGCGCGGCGCCACGTGATCCCCAAGGCGGGACACTTCATGTGGGTCGAGCGGGGCGCGGAACTCAACGAGGTGATCGACGAGTTTCTGAGCGATGTGGAATCCACCGAACAAGCTGAATCCAACAAACAAAGGAGCTGA
- a CDS encoding SDR family NAD(P)-dependent oxidoreductase produces the protein MATEGGVVVVTGAGTGIGRRCCEVLADAGHPVAALGRRPGKLRGYTTSGRIRAFSCDVREPTRVAACLTEIRASLGPVYGLVNSAGTIIEQSIEDLTLDALREQFRTNVEGTLIMIQQCLDDLKATRGAVVNFSSMLTQRPLANAVGYTSTKGAIEGLSKALAAELAPHGVRVNVVRPSLVRSDIYIDAGMDPEVYDRMLDELTSIFPLGRVGEPDDIAGMVALLVSESSTWITGTEFNVDGGRAIG, from the coding sequence ATGGCAACCGAAGGCGGGGTTGTCGTTGTCACCGGCGCAGGAACCGGTATCGGGCGCCGGTGCTGCGAAGTCCTGGCCGACGCGGGTCATCCCGTCGCCGCCCTCGGCCGGCGCCCCGGGAAGCTCCGCGGCTACACCACGAGCGGCCGGATCCGGGCCTTCAGCTGTGACGTGCGCGAGCCCACCCGGGTGGCCGCCTGCCTCACGGAGATCCGAGCGTCGCTGGGGCCCGTGTACGGCCTGGTCAACTCGGCCGGGACGATCATCGAGCAGTCCATCGAGGATCTGACCCTCGATGCGCTGCGTGAGCAGTTCCGCACCAACGTGGAGGGAACGCTCATCATGATCCAGCAGTGCCTCGACGACCTCAAGGCGACACGCGGCGCCGTGGTCAACTTCAGTTCGATGCTGACCCAGCGGCCGCTCGCCAACGCCGTGGGCTACACCTCCACCAAGGGGGCGATCGAGGGGCTGTCCAAGGCGCTCGCCGCCGAGTTGGCGCCCCACGGCGTACGGGTCAACGTGGTCCGGCCGTCGCTGGTGCGCAGCGACATCTACATCGACGCCGGCATGGACCCCGAGGTGTACGACCGGATGCTGGACGAGCTCACCTCCATCTTCCCGCTCGGGCGGGTCGGTGAGCCCGACGACATCGCCGGGATGGTGGCCCTGCTGGTGTCCGAGTCCTCGACATGGATCACCGGCACCGAGTTCAATGTCGACGGTGGACGAGCGATCGGGTGA
- a CDS encoding amidohydrolase family protein: MTMFEHLISADSHLVEPYDLWQKALGSTWDDEVLPRLITDVEGGPLFFTGLEYIPIGGGIIDQTNDDPEINALVLQAGANPDARVKALDIDGVAFEILNSTWMLYGMRITDPDLRRDCARAYNDWAAEFAGAHPDRFLATAMVPTDDVAWACAEVERTTARGMKGTMIFCANVPGAPPYRDPAYDPLWQTAVETDNPIILHIITGNERDPFTLGTDEIGDAAAMTIAVLQEVQPTLANEFVFGRVLDRFPELKVQLGEYEVAWLPNFMYRLDQLENDYPPDWGLRDLNTPVRDLALKRCYHTAIDDPYMRHVVDLLGEDMSLSWGSDFPHVRCTFPDSRSIVEDRVAGLAQETIDRIAYKTAAELYSIDLPVTV; this comes from the coding sequence ATGACGATGTTCGAGCACCTGATCTCGGCCGACTCCCACCTCGTGGAGCCCTACGACCTGTGGCAGAAGGCGCTGGGCTCGACCTGGGACGACGAGGTGCTGCCGCGGCTCATCACCGACGTCGAGGGCGGTCCGCTCTTCTTCACGGGGCTCGAATACATCCCCATCGGCGGCGGCATCATCGACCAGACCAACGATGATCCCGAGATCAACGCCCTGGTTCTGCAGGCCGGCGCGAACCCCGACGCACGCGTGAAGGCGCTGGACATCGACGGGGTGGCCTTCGAGATCCTCAACTCCACCTGGATGCTCTACGGCATGCGCATCACCGATCCCGACCTGCGGCGGGACTGCGCACGGGCCTACAACGACTGGGCCGCCGAGTTCGCCGGCGCCCACCCGGACCGGTTCCTGGCCACCGCCATGGTCCCCACCGACGACGTTGCCTGGGCCTGCGCCGAGGTCGAACGCACCACCGCCCGGGGGATGAAGGGCACCATGATCTTCTGCGCCAACGTGCCCGGTGCCCCGCCCTATCGCGACCCCGCCTACGACCCGCTCTGGCAGACGGCGGTCGAGACGGACAACCCGATCATCCTGCACATCATCACCGGCAACGAGCGCGACCCCTTCACGCTCGGCACCGACGAGATCGGCGACGCCGCCGCCATGACGATCGCGGTGCTGCAGGAGGTCCAGCCGACCCTGGCCAACGAGTTCGTCTTCGGCCGCGTCCTCGACCGATTCCCCGAACTGAAGGTCCAGCTCGGCGAGTACGAGGTGGCCTGGCTGCCGAACTTCATGTACCGCCTCGACCAGCTGGAGAACGACTACCCGCCGGACTGGGGCCTGCGCGATCTCAACACCCCGGTCCGCGACCTCGCCCTCAAGCGCTGCTACCACACCGCCATCGACGACCCCTACATGCGTCACGTGGTGGATCTGCTGGGCGAGGACATGAGCCTCTCGTGGGGGTCGGACTTCCCCCACGTGCGCTGCACGTTCCCGGACTCGCGCAGCATCGTGGAGGACCGCGTGGCGGGCCTGGCCCAGGAGACGATCGACAGGATCGCCTACAAGACCGCGGCCGAGCTCTACAGCATCGACTTGCCCGTGACCGTCTGA
- a CDS encoding NAD(P)/FAD-dependent oxidoreductase translates to MAGAGLAGLATAIALAHRGWTVRMHEAAPELREIGAGLYIWENGLRVLEALDMYDKIEARAHRVPAFDVVDERYRLVHRMEFSTKPGERLFIVLRPELHRALVDYAQSLGVEIQTSSRVLSADPSGSIRLEDGARHKADLVVGADGLNSAVRDSLGMLRRKRDLIDGAIRLLIPRRATERVDPHFQRCIEYWRGPRRILYTPAGPDDVYLCFTSQASDEAATQIPLDLDMWRPNFPRLADALERVTDKTPARWDRFSMVKVKAWSRGRVAILGDALHAQPPNLGQGAGLGMQGGLALAHALSQSSDVESGLALWEQTEREIVAHTQRWTWLWGLSSAAFPHQMQRARSRFVSWLASRERVGRNVSRTAFHVPTGGLPTGG, encoded by the coding sequence ATCGCCGGTGCGGGCTTGGCCGGTCTGGCCACGGCGATTGCATTGGCTCATCGCGGTTGGACCGTGCGCATGCACGAGGCCGCTCCGGAGTTGCGCGAGATCGGCGCCGGGCTCTACATCTGGGAGAACGGGCTGCGCGTGCTCGAGGCCCTCGACATGTACGACAAGATCGAGGCGCGGGCGCATCGGGTGCCGGCCTTCGACGTGGTTGACGAGCGCTACCGGTTGGTGCATCGCATGGAGTTCTCCACCAAGCCCGGCGAGCGTCTGTTCATCGTGCTGCGCCCGGAACTGCATCGGGCACTCGTGGACTACGCGCAGTCGCTCGGCGTCGAGATCCAGACGTCATCCCGTGTGCTGAGCGCCGACCCTTCCGGGAGTATCCGACTCGAGGACGGCGCACGCCACAAGGCGGACCTCGTCGTCGGCGCCGATGGGCTCAACTCGGCGGTCCGAGACTCGCTGGGGATGCTCAGGCGCAAGCGGGATCTCATCGACGGCGCAATCCGCCTTCTGATCCCGCGGCGGGCCACCGAGCGGGTTGACCCCCATTTCCAGCGCTGCATCGAGTACTGGCGCGGCCCGCGGCGGATCCTGTACACGCCGGCCGGACCGGACGACGTCTACCTCTGCTTCACTTCCCAGGCGTCCGATGAGGCGGCCACACAGATCCCCCTCGACCTGGACATGTGGCGGCCGAACTTCCCGCGCCTGGCCGATGCGCTGGAGCGGGTGACCGACAAGACGCCGGCCCGCTGGGATCGTTTCTCGATGGTCAAGGTCAAGGCCTGGTCGCGGGGCAGGGTGGCGATCCTGGGCGATGCCCTGCACGCGCAGCCCCCGAACCTCGGCCAGGGTGCCGGTCTCGGCATGCAGGGAGGCTTGGCGCTGGCGCACGCGCTCTCGCAGTCATCCGATGTGGAGTCCGGGCTGGCGCTCTGGGAGCAGACCGAGCGGGAGATCGTGGCGCACACGCAGCGGTGGACCTGGCTCTGGGGACTGTCCTCGGCGGCGTTCCCCCATCAGATGCAGCGGGCGCGGTCGCGGTTCGTGAGTTGGCTGGCGAGCCGTGAGCGGGTCGGGCGCAATGTCAGCCGCACCGCCTTCCACGTCCCGACGGGCGGCCTTCCCACCGGCGGCTAG
- a CDS encoding ABC transporter permease, whose protein sequence is MTPFDSEFLRAAILIASPLILVALGELISEIAGVFNIGLEGMMLVGAFAGFWAGGELGNPWLGVLAGVLAGVLLAVIMAFASIQAGADQIVVGVALNILGAGLSAFAFQKYSQNQPDLFIDRMARLEIPGLKEIPVIGPALFSQIPLVYIALLLVPVVWVLFYKTTWGLQMRAAGELPEADETAGVSVRALRWQGVLIAGGFAGLGGAFLSIGLVGTFLDGMTAGRGFLALAAVIVGGWRPLGVAAAAALFGAADALQLRLQAETFVPRSVWIVLAALILAFIVQRLTLERRRPAYLAAEHRMFTPELTVALVSFVGVFLLVIFEPEVSLPSLLWLAFPYALTIAVLGGLIVRVRQPAALGIPFVRGG, encoded by the coding sequence ATGACGCCGTTCGATAGCGAGTTCCTGCGCGCCGCGATCCTGATCGCCAGCCCGCTGATTCTCGTCGCCCTTGGCGAGTTGATCTCCGAGATCGCCGGTGTTTTCAACATCGGGCTCGAGGGCATGATGCTGGTTGGGGCCTTCGCCGGCTTCTGGGCGGGCGGCGAACTCGGGAACCCGTGGCTCGGCGTGCTCGCCGGCGTCCTGGCGGGCGTGCTCCTGGCGGTCATCATGGCGTTCGCATCCATCCAGGCGGGCGCCGATCAGATCGTGGTGGGGGTGGCGCTCAACATCCTCGGCGCCGGCCTGTCCGCCTTCGCCTTCCAGAAGTACTCGCAGAACCAGCCGGATCTCTTCATCGACCGCATGGCGCGGCTCGAGATACCCGGCCTGAAGGAGATCCCGGTGATCGGGCCGGCGCTGTTCAGCCAGATCCCGCTCGTCTACATCGCGCTGCTGCTGGTGCCCGTCGTGTGGGTGCTGTTCTACAAGACGACGTGGGGACTCCAGATGCGGGCGGCAGGCGAGCTTCCCGAGGCCGACGAGACCGCCGGCGTGAGCGTGCGGGCACTTCGCTGGCAGGGCGTCCTGATCGCCGGCGGCTTCGCCGGGCTCGGCGGCGCCTTCCTGTCGATCGGCCTCGTCGGCACCTTCCTCGACGGCATGACCGCCGGGCGGGGGTTCCTGGCGCTCGCCGCGGTGATCGTGGGCGGATGGCGCCCGCTCGGGGTGGCGGCCGCCGCTGCGTTGTTCGGCGCGGCCGACGCCCTGCAGTTGCGCCTGCAGGCCGAGACCTTCGTGCCGCGCAGCGTCTGGATCGTGCTGGCCGCGCTGATCCTTGCGTTCATCGTGCAGCGCCTGACCTTGGAGCGCCGCCGGCCCGCCTACCTCGCGGCCGAGCACCGGATGTTCACGCCCGAACTGACCGTCGCCCTGGTGTCGTTCGTCGGCGTCTTCCTGCTGGTGATATTCGAGCCCGAGGTGAGCCTGCCGTCGCTGCTGTGGCTGGCGTTCCCCTACGCCCTGACGATCGCCGTGCTCGGAGGCCTCATCGTCCGGGTCCGCCAACCCGCGGCGCTGGGAATCCCGTTCGTCCGGGGCGGCTAG
- a CDS encoding ABC transporter permease gives MNVLLAIVLVIAGVAISLGIIAATGGSPVDALLALLDGSLGTRERIAITAARMSPLVLIALGWIVAFRGAKVNLGLQGQMIAGGIVSAYIALEGPSLPPALALILATLAGMLAGALFAGIAAVLWAKRGVNEIVSTLMLTFIATQVLLWIVRGPLHDLSSSAFQSRPLPSEYRWPALVDRTPFTMEIFLTVAAVVIIVFVLNRTVFGYKLRLAGENPTSARHAGVQTIRTIVVSFVLSGALAGLSGTGLVIGGERNVLSGGFAGNIGFTGIVVALVARNSPVGCVAAAALFAILDTGGSVMQVRADVPSEMIFITQGIIVVLVATSVILTRWMDARATTRRAAVEREDDAVR, from the coding sequence GTGAACGTCCTGCTGGCGATCGTCCTGGTGATCGCCGGTGTCGCCATCTCGCTGGGCATCATCGCCGCCACCGGCGGATCGCCCGTCGACGCTCTCCTGGCTCTGCTCGACGGCTCGCTCGGCACCCGCGAGCGCATCGCCATCACCGCGGCGCGCATGTCCCCCCTGGTGCTCATCGCGCTCGGCTGGATCGTGGCGTTCCGCGGCGCCAAGGTGAACCTGGGACTCCAGGGCCAGATGATCGCCGGGGGCATCGTCTCGGCGTACATCGCCCTGGAGGGCCCCTCGCTGCCACCGGCGCTCGCCCTCATCCTGGCGACCCTCGCCGGCATGCTCGCAGGCGCGCTCTTCGCCGGCATCGCCGCCGTTCTCTGGGCCAAGCGCGGCGTGAACGAGATCGTCTCGACCCTGATGCTCACCTTCATCGCCACCCAGGTGCTGCTCTGGATCGTGCGCGGGCCGCTCCACGACCTGTCCAGTTCCGCATTCCAGTCCCGGCCGCTGCCGTCGGAGTACCGATGGCCGGCTCTCGTCGACAGGACGCCTTTCACGATGGAGATCTTCCTGACGGTCGCGGCGGTCGTCATCATCGTCTTCGTCCTGAACCGGACCGTGTTCGGCTACAAGCTCCGGCTGGCGGGCGAGAATCCCACCTCGGCGCGCCATGCGGGCGTCCAGACCATCCGCACGATCGTTGTCAGCTTCGTTCTGTCGGGGGCGTTGGCCGGCTTGAGCGGCACCGGTCTCGTCATCGGCGGTGAACGCAACGTCCTCTCCGGCGGGTTCGCCGGAAACATCGGTTTCACGGGCATCGTGGTCGCCCTCGTCGCCCGGAACTCCCCTGTCGGCTGCGTGGCGGCCGCCGCCCTGTTCGCCATCCTGGACACGGGCGGCAGCGTCATGCAGGTCCGCGCCGACGTGCCCTCGGAGATGATCTTCATCACTCAGGGCATCATCGTCGTCCTCGTCGCCACGTCCGTGATCCTCACCCGTTGGATGGACGCCCGGGCCACGACCCGGCGGGCCGCAGTGGAGCGGGAAGATGACGCCGTTCGATAG
- a CDS encoding ABC transporter ATP-binding protein, whose protein sequence is MTSDQTDSIRLRLTGITKHFPGVTANAGISLDVRRGEILAILGENGAGKSTLMSIVSGMLDPDEGSIEVDGRPARIRKPADAQDLGIGMVYQHFALAPTLTVAENLALSSIGSKGIFANIGGISTRVREMSEAYHLDVDPDALVEDLSVGARQRVEIIKLLYGGAEILILDEPTSVLTPLEWEHLVRILRNLAGQGHSIILITHKLDELMGIADRCTVLRQGHVVGTVNVADTDKAELARMTIGRDVMFDVQVTERERGPVALVAEDISLVSEDGRLALDGISLKVRAGEILGIAGVDGNGQQELAEVLTGLRAPTSGRLGYGDDWFTVMSPLDFYRLGGSAIPADRHHTALALELSVRDNLVMKELALGRMQRWGIINDPAVDQFCSDLIGEYDIRTPGSRVKMRHLSGGNQQKAVLARELCRRPPLLIASQPTRGLDVGATETVLSRMQAERERGCAIVLFSTEIEEILLLSDRVAVMVDGRFLATLDRNEATYARLGLLMGGEAIEEEDKAMLEAVER, encoded by the coding sequence GTGACCTCGGACCAAACCGACAGCATCCGGCTCAGACTGACCGGAATAACAAAGCACTTCCCGGGGGTCACGGCGAACGCCGGGATCTCGCTCGACGTGCGTCGCGGCGAGATCCTGGCGATCCTCGGGGAGAACGGCGCGGGCAAGTCCACGCTGATGAGCATCGTCAGCGGGATGCTGGACCCCGACGAGGGTTCGATCGAGGTCGACGGCCGGCCGGCTCGCATCCGCAAGCCGGCCGATGCCCAGGACCTCGGGATCGGCATGGTGTACCAGCACTTCGCCCTCGCACCGACCCTCACGGTCGCCGAGAACCTGGCGCTCAGCAGCATCGGCTCGAAGGGCATCTTCGCCAACATCGGGGGGATCAGCACCCGCGTGCGCGAGATGTCCGAGGCCTACCATCTCGACGTCGATCCCGACGCCCTCGTGGAGGATCTCTCGGTGGGCGCCCGCCAGCGCGTCGAGATCATCAAGCTGCTCTACGGGGGCGCCGAGATCCTCATCCTCGACGAGCCCACCTCGGTGCTCACACCCTTGGAGTGGGAGCACCTCGTCCGGATACTCCGGAACCTCGCCGGCCAGGGCCACTCCATCATCCTCATCACCCACAAGCTCGACGAGCTGATGGGGATCGCCGACCGGTGCACGGTCCTGCGCCAGGGACATGTCGTGGGAACCGTCAATGTCGCCGACACCGACAAGGCCGAACTTGCCCGGATGACGATCGGCCGGGACGTGATGTTCGACGTGCAGGTCACCGAGCGGGAACGCGGCCCGGTGGCCTTGGTGGCCGAGGACATCAGCCTGGTCTCCGAGGACGGCCGTCTGGCTCTCGACGGGATCTCCCTCAAGGTCCGGGCGGGGGAGATCCTCGGCATTGCCGGCGTCGACGGCAACGGCCAGCAGGAGCTGGCCGAGGTGCTGACCGGCCTGCGGGCCCCGACCAGCGGTCGGCTGGGATACGGCGATGATTGGTTCACCGTGATGTCGCCGCTGGACTTCTACCGCCTCGGCGGGTCGGCGATCCCTGCGGATCGCCACCACACGGCACTGGCGCTGGAGCTCTCGGTCCGCGACAACCTCGTCATGAAGGAGTTGGCGCTCGGCCGGATGCAGCGCTGGGGAATCATCAACGATCCGGCCGTGGACCAGTTCTGCTCCGACCTGATCGGCGAGTACGACATTCGCACGCCCGGTTCCCGCGTGAAGATGCGGCATCTCTCCGGCGGCAACCAGCAGAAGGCGGTGCTGGCACGTGAGTTGTGCCGCCGGCCGCCGCTGCTCATCGCCTCCCAGCCGACGAGAGGCCTCGACGTGGGTGCGACCGAGACGGTGCTTTCCCGCATGCAGGCCGAGCGTGAGCGCGGCTGCGCCATCGTCCTGTTCTCCACCGAGATCGAGGAGATCCTGCTGCTCTCGGACCGGGTTGCCGTGATGGTGGACGGGAGGTTCCTGGCCACGCTGGATCGCAACGAGGCCACGTACGCACGACTCGGGTTGTTGATGGGCGGGGAGGCGATCGAGGAGGAGGACAAGGCCATGCTGGAAGCGGTGGAGCGCTGA
- a CDS encoding BMP family ABC transporter substrate-binding protein, translating into MNKRRTTSKILIALLAILALVAAACGDDEEASAPPPAPEPPAPAPAEPPPPAPEPPPPPADEGISFGLALGGPRNDQAYFQSVYEGVVAYGGSPSIVDNLGDETAAGDAIRNLTEQHDLVVADITVFGALLPIAEENPDTTYIITSGFFAQGDVPDNVYGYVTVYGWATYPMGVIAGTLSQSGKIGYITGPTFPIERTALAGYTQGAQSVNPDIEVVETVVSSYSDVPGTQQAATAQIASGVDVLYGFVDAGFVGLQQAADEAAGEVLLFSPVVDRCDRGDNIVGNNVSDIPAMVTAAIGDFANGTLPPRTAAYGLEDESIQFFNLCSGYQDAELVALAEDTVAAIKDGSLQLPSEVTAR; encoded by the coding sequence GTGAACAAGCGTAGAACTACTAGCAAGATATTGATTGCTCTCCTGGCGATCCTGGCATTGGTCGCCGCTGCCTGTGGCGACGACGAGGAGGCGTCTGCACCGCCGCCCGCACCCGAGCCGCCGGCGCCGGCTCCCGCCGAACCGCCGCCGCCCGCACCCGAGCCCCCGCCACCGCCGGCCGACGAGGGGATCTCGTTCGGGTTGGCACTCGGCGGACCGCGCAACGACCAGGCGTACTTCCAGAGCGTCTACGAGGGCGTCGTCGCCTACGGCGGCAGCCCGTCGATCGTCGACAATCTCGGCGACGAGACCGCTGCGGGTGACGCCATCCGCAACCTCACCGAGCAGCACGATCTCGTGGTTGCCGACATCACCGTCTTCGGCGCACTCCTGCCCATCGCCGAGGAGAACCCCGACACCACCTACATCATCACATCGGGCTTCTTCGCACAGGGCGACGTGCCCGACAACGTCTACGGCTACGTCACGGTCTACGGCTGGGCCACCTACCCGATGGGCGTCATCGCCGGGACACTCTCCCAGAGCGGCAAGATCGGCTACATCACCGGCCCCACGTTCCCGATCGAGCGCACCGCCCTCGCCGGGTACACCCAGGGCGCCCAGTCGGTCAACCCCGACATCGAGGTCGTCGAGACCGTCGTCTCCAGCTACTCCGACGTGCCCGGCACCCAGCAGGCGGCCACAGCGCAGATCGCCTCCGGCGTGGACGTGCTCTACGGCTTCGTGGACGCCGGCTTCGTCGGCCTCCAGCAGGCTGCTGACGAGGCCGCCGGCGAGGTGCTGCTGTTCAGCCCGGTGGTCGACCGGTGCGATCGCGGCGACAACATCGTGGGCAACAACGTCTCCGACATCCCCGCAATGGTGACCGCGGCCATCGGCGACTTCGCCAACGGCACGCTGCCGCCCCGCACCGCGGCGTACGGCCTCGAGGACGAGTCCATCCAGTTCTTCAACCTCTGCTCCGGCTACCAGGACGCTGAGCTGGTTGCGCTGGCCGAGGACACGGTCGCGGCCATCAAGGACGGCTCGCTGCAGCTGCCCTCCGAAGTCACCGCGAGGTGA
- a CDS encoding ROK family transcriptional regulator, with protein MRGRSDSSLLRLINSRKIVDTVLAVAPLGISRAEVARATGLSKPTVSALVGDLEAAGLMRMADPGSPSGDIGRPAALYEIIPDSSLVIGADIGATKIIVGVADLLGRPMAEEMIETPSDAAAAADAVCDAALRLLEDSAGGSGRLRNACVGVPGVYRADTDSVEMALNLPGFEGLNFHAHLTDRLGVPVQIDNDVNLAAVGEADAGADQTDFAAVSIGTGIGSGLIIGGDLYRGGTGAAGELGSLILPTTDGIAGAGGRVTLEDVASAPAIRRIFDRAVRNGRSSALDGGAEVADIFSAAAAGDEAAGHALSTAAGAMADAVTHLCLINDPALIIFGGGVGANPVFVEAVAAELDGLLAHPPALAPSTLGRRATFLGAISLALRSLRESLVEQALDGREIRGARR; from the coding sequence ATGCGAGGCCGATCGGACTCCAGCCTGCTGCGGCTGATCAACAGCCGGAAGATCGTCGACACAGTGCTGGCGGTCGCCCCGCTCGGCATCTCCCGGGCCGAGGTGGCTCGAGCCACGGGCTTGTCCAAGCCGACCGTCTCGGCACTCGTGGGTGACCTGGAGGCCGCCGGTCTCATGCGGATGGCCGATCCCGGCAGCCCCAGCGGGGACATCGGTCGCCCCGCGGCGCTCTACGAGATCATTCCTGACTCCAGCCTCGTCATCGGGGCCGACATCGGTGCCACGAAGATCATCGTCGGAGTGGCCGACCTGCTCGGTCGGCCGATGGCGGAGGAGATGATCGAGACTCCTTCGGACGCCGCGGCCGCCGCCGACGCGGTCTGCGACGCCGCGCTGCGGCTGCTCGAAGACTCCGCCGGCGGTTCCGGACGACTCCGCAACGCCTGCGTCGGCGTGCCGGGCGTGTACCGCGCCGACACCGACAGCGTGGAGATGGCGCTGAACCTGCCCGGGTTCGAGGGCCTCAACTTCCATGCGCACCTGACGGATCGGTTGGGCGTGCCGGTGCAGATCGACAACGACGTGAACCTGGCGGCGGTCGGCGAGGCCGACGCCGGCGCCGATCAAACCGATTTCGCCGCCGTCTCCATCGGAACGGGCATCGGGTCGGGACTCATCATCGGCGGCGATCTCTACCGTGGCGGCACCGGTGCCGCCGGCGAGTTGGGGTCGCTGATCCTCCCGACGACCGACGGGATCGCGGGTGCCGGAGGACGCGTGACGCTGGAGGACGTCGCCTCCGCGCCGGCCATCCGGCGGATCTTCGACCGGGCGGTGCGCAACGGCCGATCCTCGGCGCTGGACGGCGGCGCGGAGGTCGCCGACATCTTCTCCGCCGCCGCCGCCGGCGACGAGGCGGCCGGCCACGCCCTGTCGACGGCAGCCGGTGCCATGGCCGATGCCGTGACCCACTTGTGCCTCATCAACGACCCGGCACTGATCATCTTCGGTGGTGGCGTCGGGGCCAACCCCGTCTTCGTGGAGGCTGTGGCCGCCGAACTCGACGGTCTCCTGGCGCACCCGCCGGCGTTGGCGCCGTCGACCCTGGGACGGCGTGCCACGTTCCTCGGGGCGATCTCGCTGGCATTGCGCTCGCTGCGGGAGTCACTGGTCGAGCAGGCGTTGGACGGCCGCGAGATTCGGGGGGCACGCCGGTGA